A region of Allocoleopsis franciscana PCC 7113 DNA encodes the following proteins:
- a CDS encoding roadblock/LC7 domain-containing protein translates to MAINTHKLGMIVQKFVATTPEVQGAAVVTPDGLPLAASLPGSMDEERVSAMSAAMLSLGERIGKELLAGITDRIYVEGDEGFTILTSCGDEAVFLVLAGKEAKQGVLMLEIKRTVADVKPALL, encoded by the coding sequence ATGGCAATCAATACTCACAAGCTTGGGATGATTGTACAAAAATTTGTCGCCACCACCCCTGAGGTTCAAGGTGCGGCTGTCGTTACCCCAGATGGTTTACCCTTGGCTGCTAGCTTACCCGGTAGCATGGATGAAGAGCGAGTTTCTGCCATGTCTGCCGCCATGCTCTCCTTGGGCGAGCGCATTGGTAAAGAACTCTTAGCGGGTATCACCGATCGCATCTATGTTGAGGGTGATGAAGGCTTTACGATTTTGACCAGTTGTGGTGACGAGGCTGTGTTTCTTGTCCTGGCTGGCAAGGAGGCAAAGCAGGGCGTTTTGATGTTAGAAATTAAGCGCACTGTTGCTGACGTCAAACCCGCTTTACTGTAG
- a CDS encoding roadblock/LC7 domain-containing protein translates to MAINTHKLGMIVQKFVATTPEVQGAAVVTPDGLPLAASLPGSMDEERVSAMSAAMLSLGERIGKELLAGITDRIYVEGDEGFTILTSCGDEAVFLVLAGKEAKQGVLMLEIKRTVADVKPALL, encoded by the coding sequence ATGGCAATCAATACTCACAAGCTTGGGATGATTGTACAAAAATTTGTCGCCACCACCCCTGAGGTTCAAGGTGCGGCTGTCGTTACCCCAGATGGTTTACCCTTGGCTGCTAGCTTACCCGGTAGCATGGATGAAGAACGAGTTTCTGCCATGTCTGCCGCCATGCTCTCCTTGGGCGAGCGCATTGGTAAAGAACTCTTAGCGGGTATCACCGATCGCATCTATGTTGAGGGTGATGAAGGCTTTACGATTTTGACCAGTTGTGGTGACGAGGCTGTGTTTCTTGTCCTGGCTGGCAAGGAGGCAAAGCAGGGCGTTTTGATGTTAGAAATTAAGCGCACTGTTGCTGACGTCAAACCCGCTTTATTGTAG
- a CDS encoding GTP-binding protein has product MKIMRLVVAGAPGSGKSTFVRTISEVEVIETERSATDHTSLLKKKTTVAFDYGRFTFGSSLEMQIYGTPGQSRFNFMWDYLIKNAQSYIVLVAAHRPNDFHYARHIISYMNQRVGIPMIIGLTHTDCPGVCSTEEIMTKLGYMNQKNRPSVMNVNPNERGSIIEVLMACMTLVVERSGRNQYRRGGY; this is encoded by the coding sequence ATGAAAATCATGCGTTTAGTAGTAGCAGGAGCTCCAGGCTCTGGCAAGTCCACCTTTGTACGAACAATTAGTGAAGTTGAAGTCATAGAAACAGAACGCAGTGCTACTGATCACACATCCCTACTGAAGAAAAAAACCACTGTTGCTTTTGACTACGGTCGATTTACATTTGGTTCTTCACTGGAGATGCAAATCTACGGTACCCCTGGTCAATCTCGCTTTAATTTCATGTGGGATTATTTGATTAAAAACGCTCAAAGTTATATTGTGCTGGTAGCAGCCCATCGACCCAATGATTTTCACTATGCTCGCCATATAATATCCTATATGAACCAACGAGTGGGAATCCCGATGATCATTGGTCTAACCCATACGGATTGCCCAGGAGTCTGTTCCACTGAGGAAATTATGACAAAATTGGGATACATGAATCAGAAAAATCGACCCTCAGTTATGAATGTTAATCCCAATGAACGAGGTTCAATTATTGAAGTTCTAATGGCTTGCATGACCCTCGTAGTTGAACGTTCTGGTAGGAATCAATATCGAAGGGGAGGATATTAG
- a CDS encoding PAS domain-containing hybrid sensor histidine kinase/response regulator, with translation MAGGVCLIRATDNTIVYANPKFESLFGYALGELNGKPVHVINYEETDQSAEQTSLAIIRQLHQYGEETYEVHNVKKDGTPFWCRAHTSVFEHSEYGTVYVAVQEDITEYKQAEQALRESEERFRAIFNQTFQFVGLLKPDGTLLEANQTALDFGGFTRSQVINRPFWEARWWAISTETQKQLKAAIARAAKGEFVRYEVDVLGEGDRVATIDFSLRPIFDDAGRVKLLIPEGRDISDRKLAELELIRSRDEREAIFNESTDAIFLVDSETTLTLDCNRRAIELFEASSKDQLLGTEGQNLQKHQFTPEELAVIVEEINTQGFWSREIEYVTKTGKTFWGNLAAKQITVAGKRMNLVRVTDVSDRKASEEALKQSELTLRSFFESRSMLMGIVELHDDNILHISDNQLTAEFFGTTSEAMQNRFATDLGVPQASIQMWMNHYRQAEQIQAAVEFEYPHQTPNNQRWLSASVCPIAVSPSGHPRFSYIVQDITQRKRAEESLRRYERIVSATTDSMCLMDRNYTYQLVNQAYLTLHNKQSDEIIGHSVREFLGVELFETLLKPRLDQCLAGEVVSFQMWLDYPTTGRQFLGITYAPYFEADNTISGLVVSIRNLTDLKQAELELQRAKEAAEVANRAKSLFLASMSHELRTPLNIMLGFTQVMNRDSSLTSEQRESLQIINRSGHHLLALINDVLDLSKIEAGRLTLDESSFDLISLLRSLREMFNQKAESKGLQLHLEIASDVPQYVSADPNKLRQVLINLLGNAIKFTQKGSVSLKVKTKNEKEKTEPRKNLDKLACLTFEVSDTGVGIDPNEINSIFDAFVQTQSGKVAPEGTGLGLAISRKFVRLMGGDITVRSTLGEGSRFRFEIPVRLALASDVTPTQHQRQVIGLAPGQPPYRILVADDQAENRQLLVRLLTPLGLEVQEAKNGEEAVILWQQWQPHLIWMDIRMPQMDGYEATQRIRSSVEGQATIIIALTAHVSSRDRTLALSAGCNDFISKPFQEETLFAKMAEYLGLRYVYAQNDQPSITSHDDHLPAQADVLTAQNLSVMPLDWITQLHQAAQLCDDEEIFHLIEQIPSEQAFLIAHLRRLAHDFQFQPIVKLIQVDSRLTNI, from the coding sequence ATGGCTGGCGGAGTTTGCCTAATTAGAGCCACGGATAACACGATTGTTTACGCCAATCCCAAATTTGAAAGTCTATTTGGCTACGCTTTGGGTGAACTCAACGGCAAACCCGTACATGTGATCAACTATGAAGAGACTGATCAGAGTGCCGAACAAACCTCACTAGCTATCATTCGTCAGCTTCACCAGTATGGTGAAGAAACATACGAGGTTCATAATGTCAAGAAAGATGGTACTCCTTTCTGGTGTAGAGCTCATACCTCAGTCTTTGAACACTCGGAATATGGAACGGTTTATGTCGCCGTCCAAGAAGATATTACGGAGTACAAACAAGCGGAACAAGCCCTGCGAGAGAGTGAGGAACGATTCCGGGCTATTTTCAACCAAACCTTTCAGTTTGTTGGTTTACTCAAACCGGATGGCACTCTTTTAGAAGCCAATCAAACAGCCCTTGATTTTGGTGGCTTTACTCGCTCTCAAGTGATTAATCGGCCTTTTTGGGAAGCTCGATGGTGGGCAATTTCGACCGAAACACAGAAGCAATTAAAAGCCGCGATCGCTCGTGCCGCTAAAGGAGAATTTGTGCGTTATGAAGTGGATGTGTTGGGTGAGGGGGATCGGGTTGCCACCATTGATTTTTCCCTGCGCCCCATATTCGATGATGCTGGGAGAGTGAAGCTACTGATTCCAGAAGGACGGGATATTAGCGATCGTAAACTTGCAGAACTAGAACTGATTCGGAGTCGAGACGAGCGAGAAGCCATTTTCAATGAATCTACTGATGCCATCTTTCTGGTGGATTCAGAAACAACTCTAACCCTCGACTGCAACCGTCGAGCCATTGAACTGTTTGAAGCCTCTAGTAAAGATCAACTGCTTGGAACTGAAGGACAGAACTTGCAAAAGCATCAGTTCACTCCAGAGGAACTCGCTGTCATTGTTGAGGAAATTAATACACAAGGCTTTTGGAGTCGAGAGATTGAGTATGTCACTAAAACAGGCAAGACGTTCTGGGGAAATTTAGCCGCCAAACAAATTACAGTCGCTGGCAAAAGGATGAATTTAGTGCGGGTAACCGATGTCAGCGATCGCAAAGCCTCAGAAGAGGCATTAAAACAAAGTGAATTAACCCTCCGCAGCTTCTTCGAGAGCCGATCAATGCTCATGGGGATTGTTGAACTCCATGACGATAACATTCTGCATATTTCCGATAATCAGCTAACAGCCGAGTTCTTTGGTACGACCTCAGAGGCCATGCAAAATCGATTTGCCACTGACTTAGGAGTGCCACAAGCCAGCATACAAATGTGGATGAATCACTACCGACAAGCTGAGCAAATTCAGGCGGCTGTGGAGTTTGAATATCCCCATCAAACTCCCAACAATCAACGATGGCTATCTGCAAGTGTTTGCCCAATTGCTGTTAGTCCTAGTGGACATCCTAGATTTTCATACATTGTGCAAGACATCACCCAGCGCAAACGTGCCGAGGAATCCTTGCGAAGGTATGAACGGATTGTTTCCGCCACTACCGATAGTATGTGCTTGATGGATCGCAACTACACCTATCAATTGGTGAATCAGGCTTACCTGACTCTGCATAACAAGCAATCCGATGAGATTATTGGACATTCAGTCCGAGAATTTTTGGGTGTAGAACTTTTTGAAACTCTCTTGAAACCACGTTTAGATCAATGTCTGGCAGGAGAGGTAGTGAGTTTTCAAATGTGGCTGGATTACCCAACGACAGGACGGCAATTTCTTGGCATTACTTATGCTCCTTATTTTGAGGCTGACAACACTATTTCAGGCTTAGTTGTCAGCATTCGTAACTTGACTGACCTCAAACAAGCTGAGTTAGAACTGCAACGAGCTAAAGAAGCGGCTGAAGTTGCCAACCGTGCCAAAAGCCTCTTCCTTGCGAGTATGAGCCATGAGCTACGTACCCCTCTAAATATCATGCTGGGATTTACCCAAGTGATGAACCGTGACTCTTCACTGACTTCAGAACAACGAGAGAGTCTGCAAATTATCAATCGCAGTGGACATCATTTGCTGGCGTTAATCAACGATGTCCTAGATTTATCCAAAATCGAAGCGGGACGCCTCACCCTTGATGAAAGCAGTTTTGACCTGATTAGCTTGTTGCGATCGCTTCGGGAAATGTTCAACCAAAAAGCTGAATCTAAAGGATTGCAATTGCATCTGGAAATTGCCTCAGATGTACCTCAATATGTCAGTGCTGACCCTAATAAATTGCGCCAGGTACTCATCAATCTGCTAGGTAATGCGATTAAATTCACCCAAAAGGGTAGTGTCAGTTTGAAAGTTAAAACGAAAAATGAAAAAGAAAAAACTGAACCCAGAAAAAATTTGGATAAATTGGCTTGTTTGACCTTTGAAGTTTCTGATACTGGTGTAGGAATTGACCCGAATGAAATCAATAGTATTTTTGATGCTTTTGTCCAAACCCAATCTGGGAAAGTGGCTCCGGAAGGGACAGGCTTAGGACTGGCGATTAGTCGTAAGTTTGTGCGGTTAATGGGAGGAGATATTACCGTCAGAAGTACTCTCGGTGAAGGGAGTAGATTCAGGTTTGAGATTCCAGTCCGCCTTGCTCTAGCTTCCGACGTAACACCGACTCAGCACCAGCGCCAGGTGATTGGATTAGCACCCGGACAACCACCTTACCGTATTCTTGTCGCCGATGACCAAGCGGAAAACCGCCAACTTTTGGTAAGGTTGTTGACTCCATTGGGGCTAGAGGTGCAAGAGGCAAAAAATGGAGAGGAAGCTGTCATCTTATGGCAACAGTGGCAACCCCACCTGATTTGGATGGATATACGGATGCCACAGATGGATGGTTACGAAGCGACCCAGCGCATCCGCTCTAGTGTCGAAGGTCAGGCTACTATTATTATTGCTCTTACGGCTCATGTTTCCAGCCGCGATCGAACTCTGGCTCTCTCCGCAGGCTGTAATGACTTCATCAGCAAGCCCTTCCAAGAAGAGACTTTGTTTGCCAAGATGGCAGAATATTTGGGACTGCGTTATGTGTATGCCCAAAACGACCAGCCGTCGATAACCAGTCATGATGATCACCTGCCGGCTCAAGCTGATGTCCTAACAGCTCAAAACCTGTCTGTGATGCCACTCGATTGGATTACTCAGCTCCATCAAGCGGCACAGTTGTGTGATGACGAAGAAATCTTTCACCTGATTGAACAAATCCCCTCAGAACAGGCATTTCTCATCGCTCACCTGAGGCGACTTGCCCACGATTTTCAGTTTCAACCGATTGTAAAGTTAATCCAAGTAGATTCCAGGCTCACAAATATCTAA
- a CDS encoding PAS domain-containing protein — protein MSQGSKDLNYFPLTTQLQCFSQKISLVLVLVGFTVIGGWALDIAVLKGILLGLPTIRVNTAVGFLLGGTSLRLWHWELNRKKTNGTEKIQSLSCSVACLIVLIALLTLIQYGFNVNLGIDQWLMQQPEPLGSTAASGRMAPNTALAFLLEGLALLLLSLPRPHDLAVQGMALGAGILGFLELLGYVYGSADLYPTGSFTGMAVHTAIAFLLLSSGVLCARPDRGMMLLVNSDSAGSLMARRLLPLAIVLPPLLGGLSHLGYQWHLYTEEVQATLASICDILLFSGLIGWNSYMLNRLDSHRTGAEQSLQKVNAQLQEELHTRKQAEEALQTSQERFAGILEIASDAVISVDECQRITLFNQGAEKVFGYTTSEVLNQPLDLLLPMRFAQRHRQYVSDFAHSPGEARRMAERSQIFGRRKDGTKFPAEASISKLKVGGKIVFTAFVRDISDAYRQAEQRQRTEETLRESEERFRSAFDNAAIGMALVAIDGRWLKVNRSLCDLVGYTEQELLSLSFQDITHPEDIDADLSYARQLLAGEIRSYQLEKRYFHADGHVVWILLSGSLVRDAQGNPLYFIGQIQDISERKQAEKLLALQAVSRWIGKNSTM, from the coding sequence ATGTCACAAGGGTCAAAAGACCTAAATTATTTTCCTTTAACGACCCAGCTACAATGCTTTTCTCAAAAAATCAGCCTGGTTTTAGTTCTGGTTGGTTTTACCGTTATTGGGGGCTGGGCATTGGATATTGCTGTCCTCAAAGGCATTTTGCTCGGATTGCCTACGATCAGGGTAAACACCGCTGTTGGTTTCCTTCTAGGAGGGACATCCTTACGGTTGTGGCATTGGGAATTAAACAGAAAAAAAACAAATGGAACAGAGAAAATACAATCTTTAAGTTGTAGTGTTGCCTGTTTAATTGTCCTCATAGCGCTGCTGACACTGATTCAGTACGGTTTTAACGTCAATCTGGGCATTGATCAATGGTTGATGCAACAGCCAGAACCCCTCGGAAGTACAGCCGCATCCGGACGGATGGCTCCTAATACAGCCTTGGCGTTCTTGTTAGAGGGGTTAGCCTTGCTGCTATTGAGCCTGCCACGTCCACACGATCTAGCGGTGCAGGGCATGGCGCTGGGGGCAGGGATACTAGGATTTTTAGAATTGCTGGGCTATGTCTACGGCAGTGCCGACTTATACCCGACAGGTTCGTTTACTGGCATGGCTGTACACACGGCGATCGCGTTTTTACTTCTGAGTAGTGGCGTTCTGTGTGCCCGTCCTGATCGGGGCATGATGTTACTGGTGAATAGCGACAGTGCAGGCAGTTTGATGGCACGACGACTCCTGCCCTTAGCCATCGTTCTACCCCCTTTGCTAGGAGGATTATCTCACCTGGGTTACCAGTGGCATCTTTATACAGAAGAAGTGCAAGCCACTCTGGCGAGTATATGCGATATCCTCCTGTTCTCAGGGTTGATTGGTTGGAACAGCTACATGCTCAACCGCCTCGATTCGCACCGCACAGGGGCAGAACAATCCCTGCAAAAAGTCAACGCTCAGCTACAAGAGGAACTCCATACACGAAAGCAAGCGGAGGAAGCCTTGCAGACTTCCCAGGAGCGATTTGCAGGCATTCTGGAAATTGCCAGCGACGCGGTGATTTCGGTTGATGAGTGCCAACGGATTACTCTATTCAATCAGGGAGCGGAAAAGGTGTTTGGATACACCACAAGTGAGGTACTCAATCAACCCCTGGACTTACTCTTGCCGATGCGGTTTGCCCAACGGCACCGTCAGTATGTCAGCGACTTTGCTCACTCCCCAGGTGAAGCACGGCGAATGGCAGAGCGTAGCCAGATTTTTGGTCGCCGTAAAGATGGTACAAAGTTTCCGGCTGAAGCCTCGATTTCTAAGCTGAAAGTTGGGGGAAAAATCGTGTTCACGGCTTTTGTGCGTGACATTAGTGATGCCTATCGGCAAGCTGAACAACGCCAACGGACAGAGGAAACATTGCGCGAAAGTGAAGAGCGCTTCCGTAGTGCGTTTGACAATGCAGCCATCGGCATGGCACTTGTGGCAATTGATGGACGTTGGTTGAAAGTCAATCGCTCCCTATGCGATCTCGTGGGTTATACCGAGCAAGAGTTATTATCCTTGAGCTTCCAGGACATTACGCATCCAGAGGATATCGATGCCGATCTGAGCTACGCACGTCAATTACTAGCGGGCGAAATTCGTTCCTACCAGCTAGAAAAGCGTTACTTTCATGCCGATGGGCATGTGGTTTGGATTCTCTTGAGTGGCTCATTGGTTCGGGATGCACAAGGAAATCCCCTATACTTCATTGGTCAGATTCAAGACATCAGTGAGCGTAAACAGGCAGAGAAACTATTAGCGCTGCAAGCCGTAAGTAGGTGGATAGGGAAAAACTCAACTATGTAA
- a CDS encoding response regulator, with amino-acid sequence MSTLQVGITTKLVLLVDDEAHVREVVEACLKDLGGWNVQSVASGHEGLDKLAVVQPDAIILDISMPGMDGFMFLRQLRANPLTQSIPVVLLTARARWFTLQQLQPFGVVGAIAKPFNPVSLTKEIAKALGWRLEKQN; translated from the coding sequence ATGAGTACACTACAAGTGGGGATAACCACTAAACTGGTTTTGCTAGTCGATGACGAAGCCCATGTTCGGGAAGTTGTAGAAGCTTGCTTAAAAGATTTGGGCGGTTGGAATGTGCAGTCCGTTGCTTCTGGTCATGAAGGGTTAGACAAGCTCGCTGTCGTGCAGCCGGATGCCATTATTCTCGATATTTCCATGCCAGGAATGGACGGCTTTATGTTTCTGCGGCAACTCAGAGCCAATCCGCTCACACAGTCAATTCCAGTGGTATTGTTAACCGCCAGAGCGCGTTGGTTTACACTACAACAGCTTCAGCCGTTTGGGGTGGTAGGGGCGATCGCTAAACCGTTTAATCCTGTCTCACTGACGAAGGAAATTGCCAAAGCTCTTGGCTGGCGTTTGGAAAAACAAAACTAA
- a CDS encoding response regulator, which translates to MTVRQILIIDDEERIRELVQACLEDLGGWRTISAPSAREGLLKAETPSLDAILLDVSMPDMDGFLCFQKLQENPVTRSIPVVLLTAKVLSDDRTQFSQMGVAGMITKPFNPVTLCEQIAEILGWSL; encoded by the coding sequence ATGACTGTTAGACAAATTCTGATTATTGATGATGAAGAGCGGATTCGCGAACTGGTACAGGCTTGCCTAGAAGATTTAGGGGGATGGCGAACGATTAGCGCTCCATCGGCGAGGGAGGGGTTGCTCAAGGCAGAAACCCCATCTCTAGATGCTATCCTGCTGGATGTCTCCATGCCGGACATGGATGGTTTCCTTTGCTTCCAAAAGCTTCAGGAAAATCCTGTGACGCGATCCATTCCCGTTGTCTTGCTAACCGCCAAGGTACTCTCGGATGACCGAACTCAATTTTCTCAGATGGGTGTTGCTGGGATGATTACCAAGCCCTTTAACCCTGTGACTCTTTGTGAACAGATTGCTGAAATTTTAGGCTGGAGCCTGTAG
- a CDS encoding ATP-binding response regulator, with translation MRQANTNILIVDDQPDNIRTLAAILSGQGYKVRKAISGEMALETVRSQSPDLILLDIKMPQMNGYEVCSTLKSVAEVREIPVIFLSALDDVTDKAKAFKVGGADYITKPFQAEEVLLRVKHQLTIRQQQQQLIEQNHQLQREMQERQRSETALRQTGEALRDSEERFRSAFDHASTGMALIGLDECWLKVNSALSDMLGYSEVELLTTPSWRLIHPEDVEQHQSCLLQLLTSENRRCQVELRYLCKPGRVIWMLRVTSLVRDSQGKPLYYVAQFHDITERRAIDQIKNEFISIVSHELRTPLTAIRGSLGLLATGIYDSKPEKARRMLEIALTDSERLVRLVNDILDLERLDSGQVALEKTVCDAAQLMQQAVETLQPIADQAAITLRVIPVSAQVWAAPDAIIQTLTNLLSNAIKFSPANSTITLKAQPQLDGILFQVQDQGRGIPADKLQAIFGRFQQVDVSDSRHKGGTGLGLAICQSIIQQHNGRIWAESTLGEGSTFYFTLSNAAHDC, from the coding sequence TTGAGGCAAGCCAACACCAACATTCTCATCGTTGATGACCAACCCGATAACATCCGTACTCTCGCGGCTATTCTGAGCGGACAGGGATATAAGGTCAGAAAAGCCATTAGTGGAGAGATGGCTTTAGAAACCGTTCGCTCTCAATCCCCTGACCTGATCTTGCTCGACATCAAAATGCCGCAGATGAATGGCTATGAAGTCTGCTCAACCCTGAAGTCTGTCGCAGAAGTCCGCGAGATTCCAGTTATTTTCTTGAGTGCCCTAGACGATGTGACGGATAAAGCGAAAGCTTTTAAGGTTGGGGGGGCTGACTATATCACCAAACCCTTCCAAGCCGAGGAGGTGTTGCTCCGGGTGAAGCATCAACTTACCATCCGACAGCAACAACAGCAACTCATCGAGCAAAACCACCAACTACAACGGGAAATGCAGGAACGTCAACGTTCAGAAACCGCGCTCCGCCAAACTGGAGAGGCACTCCGGGATAGTGAAGAGCGTTTCCGTAGTGCTTTTGACCATGCTTCCACAGGCATGGCTTTAATTGGACTGGACGAGTGTTGGCTTAAAGTGAACTCCGCACTCAGCGACATGCTCGGCTATTCCGAGGTGGAGTTGCTGACAACACCCTCTTGGAGGCTGATTCATCCAGAGGATGTCGAGCAGCATCAAAGTTGCCTACTCCAGCTCTTGACCAGTGAAAACCGCCGTTGCCAAGTGGAGTTACGCTACTTGTGTAAACCGGGGCGTGTGATTTGGATGCTGCGGGTTACATCATTAGTGCGAGATAGTCAAGGTAAACCCTTATACTATGTGGCTCAATTCCATGACATTACAGAACGCCGAGCGATTGACCAGATCAAAAATGAGTTTATCTCGATCGTCAGTCATGAACTGCGAACTCCACTAACGGCAATTCGGGGTTCTCTGGGGTTATTGGCAACCGGAATCTACGACAGCAAACCGGAGAAGGCGCGACGGATGCTGGAAATTGCCTTAACCGATAGCGAGCGCCTGGTGCGTCTGGTGAATGATATCCTTGACTTGGAACGGCTGGATTCAGGTCAAGTAGCGCTGGAGAAGACCGTTTGTGATGCGGCTCAGCTCATGCAGCAGGCTGTGGAGACCTTACAACCGATTGCCGACCAAGCGGCAATTACCCTGCGTGTGATTCCCGTATCGGCTCAGGTTTGGGCTGCACCTGACGCGATTATCCAAACCCTAACTAACCTGTTAAGTAATGCCATCAAATTCTCCCCGGCGAATTCCACCATTACCCTAAAGGCTCAACCCCAGTTAGACGGTATTCTGTTTCAGGTTCAAGACCAGGGACGGGGCATTCCTGCGGATAAACTACAGGCTATCTTTGGACGATTCCAACAAGTTGATGTTTCAGATTCTCGGCACAAAGGAGGCACAGGGTTGGGCTTAGCCATCTGCCAAAGCATTATACAACAGCACAACGGACGGATCTGGGCTGAAAGTACTCTAGGAGAAGGCAGCACTTTTTATTTCACACTGTCAAACGCGGCTCATGACTGTTAG
- a CDS encoding response regulator translates to MKILLVEDDEPMAWALDKALSAHNYIVNIARDGQIGLELATSFDYDLILLDLLIPKLDGMTLCRQLRTQGFQKPILLLTAKDSNIDIVKGLDAGADDYVIKPYDPQELMARIRALLRRGNSAVTPVLTWGDLCLNPDLGEVTYEEKLLSLTPKEYSILELFLRNPRRIFSRSAIIDRLWSLDDPPTENAVTVHIKDLRQKLKASGATEEIIETVYGLGYRVKAAPNRSTPNLADSATALNTANKSQAQAKGLASVNKVLERFKHTFAQQVAVLEQATKVLSADSLSDDLRQTAQQNAHKLAGSLGTFGYPEGSKLARQIEHLLLNEVTLGQEQALQFQQLVIALGQELMKPPVVLTAEPIAAASVIRVLVIDDDVALTERLKAEAMSWAIEMDIITNLTAARQSISQTPPDVILLDLSFPDPSDDGLTLLRELVEQFPSIPVLAFTGRDNLADRVAVSRLGGRGFLHKPVKPTQVFLAITQMLSPTTTTEAKVMVVDDDPAALAMLHHLLQPWGFQVTCLENPQQFWEVLTATAPHLLILDLEMPTFSGIDLCQVVRQDPQWGDLPILVVTAHTNAESLQRVFAAGADDFIGKPVVGPELVTRVTSRIERVRFRQQLEDIHRKTGKP, encoded by the coding sequence ATGAAAATTCTGCTAGTAGAGGATGATGAGCCAATGGCTTGGGCGCTGGATAAAGCGCTGAGTGCTCATAATTACATAGTTAACATCGCAAGGGATGGTCAAATCGGCCTGGAACTGGCAACATCGTTTGACTATGACCTGATCCTCTTGGACTTGCTCATTCCTAAACTGGATGGTATGACGCTCTGCCGTCAGCTCCGAACGCAGGGTTTTCAAAAGCCAATTCTCTTACTCACTGCAAAAGACTCGAATATTGATATTGTCAAAGGCTTAGATGCTGGAGCCGATGATTATGTAATTAAGCCCTACGACCCACAAGAGTTAATGGCGCGGATTCGGGCGTTGCTACGTCGGGGAAATTCTGCCGTTACCCCAGTGCTAACATGGGGAGATCTCTGTTTGAACCCAGATTTGGGTGAAGTCACTTATGAAGAGAAATTATTATCTCTGACACCCAAAGAATACAGTATTCTAGAACTCTTCTTGCGAAATCCTCGACGCATCTTTAGTCGAAGTGCCATTATTGATCGCCTCTGGTCTTTAGATGACCCACCGACCGAAAATGCAGTTACAGTACATATCAAGGACTTGCGACAGAAGCTCAAGGCTTCTGGTGCAACCGAAGAAATCATCGAGACAGTATACGGCTTAGGTTATCGAGTTAAAGCTGCGCCTAATCGCTCTACTCCTAATCTCGCTGATTCGGCAACGGCTTTAAATACAGCCAACAAGAGCCAAGCTCAGGCAAAGGGACTGGCTTCAGTCAACAAAGTATTAGAGCGATTTAAACATACCTTTGCACAACAGGTTGCTGTACTGGAGCAGGCAACGAAGGTGTTATCCGCCGACTCTTTAAGTGATGACTTGCGTCAAACGGCTCAACAAAATGCTCACAAACTGGCAGGCTCATTGGGAACGTTTGGCTACCCAGAAGGCTCGAAATTAGCACGACAGATTGAACATTTGTTGCTTAACGAGGTGACTTTAGGACAGGAGCAAGCCTTGCAGTTTCAGCAATTGGTGATAGCTCTTGGGCAAGAACTGATGAAACCTCCTGTTGTTCTGACGGCTGAGCCAATCGCTGCGGCTTCCGTCATTCGAGTATTGGTTATTGATGATGATGTGGCCTTAACTGAGCGCTTAAAAGCAGAAGCCATGTCTTGGGCAATCGAGATGGATATCATCACGAATTTGACCGCTGCCAGACAATCCATTAGCCAAACCCCTCCTGATGTGATTTTGCTGGATCTGAGTTTCCCCGATCCATCCGATGATGGATTAACTCTGTTGCGAGAACTCGTAGAACAATTTCCCTCAATTCCCGTTTTAGCCTTCACGGGGCGAGATAATCTGGCGGATCGGGTGGCGGTATCCCGTTTGGGAGGACGGGGATTTTTGCATAAGCCGGTAAAACCGACGCAAGTCTTTCTAGCGATCACCCAAATGCTTTCTCCAACCACCACCACAGAAGCCAAAGTTATGGTGGTGGACGATGATCCAGCCGCCTTAGCCATGCTGCATCACCTGTTGCAACCCTGGGGGTTCCAAGTCACCTGTTTAGAAAATCCTCAGCAATTCTGGGAGGTGTTGACGGCAACGGCTCCCCATCTGCTGATATTGGATTTAGAGATGCCGACATTTAGTGGAATTGATTTATGTCAGGTAGTGCGTCAAGACCCCCAGTGGGGAGACTTGCCTATCCTGGTTGTGACCGCTCATACCAATGCTGAGTCCCTACAACGGGTGTTTGCGGCGGGAGCAGATGACTTTATTGGTAAACCTGTTGTGGGGCCAGAGTTGGTGACACGAGTGACGAGTCGGATTGAGCGAGTTCGGTTCCGGCAGCAGTTGGAGGATATTCACAGAAAGACAGGGAAACCATGA